The stretch of DNA TACcaaatagatagataggtacctTCTGTCAAATCGTATGTCTTGAAGATAACATGCATTTTGTATACTGCTGTAATAAATTCGTGCGActtccaccaacaaggtggacagacgaccttataaaggtcgccgtcgacgctggatgcaggtcgcctccaacaggtatctgtggagatctaagggggaggcctatgttcagcagtagacgtcctatgcctgagatgatgatgtaaCTCAAAAACGAATAAACTGATTTGGCAAAAAATTGGTGAAGAGATAAGGATATgaggatattttttatctccATCCAGGAAACGGGAATTatgtagttccctcgggaagtGGGTGAAACCGGACGGAAATAGTATAGTGTATATTTTGTGGGTATTTAGACTCGAAATCAACGGATTTGCTTTTATGCAAATCCTTCCTTAAACAAAGTCACATAAACATCAAAACTACTGCTCAGCATTTCCCGAGAAAAACACGATACATAAAAAAAGCGATTTTTAAATTAGCTTTTAATAGCAAGTTGTCAATATACATTACTGGCTCATTAACTTTATGAGGGAAATAGGTAATTAAGTCAACATTACagttaaggtagaattccgtggatagcggctacgacagccgcgcgcggcttacgacagtcgtcggccgcgcgcgacaatagttaACCTATGAagatgtatggcaccgttgccgaggtccgcgacagtcgcgcgcggccgacgaaattcgaaagccgcgcgcggccgtatgcatctcaacatggtctagcgcttagtaaaatctatataattttagtaaaaccagaattgaattgtttttatttagtcggcaaaacttccttttgttttcattacaatacaaatgcttttgaatcagtattgggtagtatccttcatcatttctactttttaaaaatagggtcgattggtaatctattttcataatacagccacagcaatacgtcatcctcttcttcttcaaggatatcaattagcacttcgactagagggaacggacgaacaaaatctactaatttcaacacaatgccgcgcgcggcttacgaatttcgtcggccgcgcgcgactgtcgcgagcctcggcagcggcgccatacattttcataggttgactattgtcgcgcgcggccgacgactgtcgtaagccgcgcgcggctgcgtaagccgcgacccacggaattctacctttacagTACCCCTCACACTGgcaactaaacagtcggccgacagttcacaattttttattaaatgtcaatgtcaaaaacgtttattgaaactaggctagtttttagcactttttcacgtcaaaaattacaaaaggatacccccaaaacgcctccctttcaccacttcctagtgttatggcttggaagaacaaacttcccagcaacacagctgtaaTATtacagttatattataattaagttacaactatacaatataaaataataaatgtatttcaaaaaccgaaaacacaaaagaaaaactttgaaataaggaaatcttgattccagttttcagtcggtctgataccggctaaatacctgatctttgtaatgtgcgtactaccattcatcttcatactgatttatgagcccaaacaaactatcggccgactaaacgTTTGCAGTGTGTATTCCTCCCCAGAAGCGAATTGTAATGACGTGTGTTAGAATGTGCTGCGTTTGCGCACGCGAGTGTTTAGGTTGTGAATAAGAAAGTTTTGCGTAGAAATGGGTTGTTGTTGGTTGTGGGTTCTTTGTAACCCAATAGAACTAGCGTTCAGTTGCTGATAATATGATTTTCATGCTGCCTAATTATAAAGTTACCTTATAGGTTTAATCTTCTAtcttctatctatataaataaaaatgaattgttgttcgttagtctgattaaaactcgagaacggctgggccgattgagctgattttggttttaaaatgtttgtagaggtccagggaaggttggaacgatacgaagttcgcgggatcagctagtttctaatctatactaatattataaagcttaagagtttgtttgtttgtttgaacgcgctaatctcaggaactactggtctgatttcaaaatttctttcagtgttagatagcccatttatcgaggaaggctataggctactttttatccccgtacgggaagtagttcccacgggatgcgggtgaaataaaaaataaatggcatATTGATTTGAAGAAAATTGATAAAGATGTAATGAATAAGAAGGGATGGATTTTAGTATGACGTGGCAGAGAGGAATAAAAAACCACGAATAACTTGGAAACAGGGCTTGAAGAAGTAGCTGCCATCAGTATAAATCTCGAGATAATTACTACAAGTATTTACCAGACTAGCAATTCTAGTTTTCATGCCTAAAACCTAAAAACTAATTATCATAACCTTCCCGGAAGTACCACCCACAGTTACAAGGCATATACTACATTACCACGTGCTACAAACTGACACTCGATAcgtttgacagctgtcaactgcagcTGATTACAATACCGGGGCGTTAGGAATGTTGCGCCGGAGTCTGCGTAAGAAGTGTGCGTATATCCGGGTGCGGGAGAATGAAACCGTGGAATATATAAAGCTGGTATATTAGAATAAAATGCAGAAAGAAAGACAAATTTATTTGCATAGAACTTATGTGGTAGGTACCAGTTTTTACAGAGGTTAAAAGTTCTAGCTATATTCTGCATATAGTTCTAGCTATATAGGCATGCAAATAGTGTAAATTATTCcgctgttattttattataaattaaataattttgttggcACGTTTTTAAACGgcacatctttgacagtcgttacaggCATGTAGTTAGAATCCAGAAATACCGCCTACCATTCTTGCCAAGGGAtaagtatcgggttgcccaggaaATTGGTTTGAGTAGGTCATGTAggtaggcaatcgctccttgtggcaTACTGGTACTCTGAtgtatccagttagactggaagccgaccccaacatagttgggaaaaggctagccaaaAGATGATGATTCATCAGAGTATTTAATAAGAGTAGGACCTTACTTTATGCCTTTATGACTCAAAAGAAATAAATCTCCACAAGGATATGTTACACAGAAACATTTCCATAGCATCTACGAACAGAAGTCATTAAAACATGACTGTACCATTATGTTAGCAAAACAGAAAAAtgattgttttgtaaataagaaCAAACAATTAGTAATTAGTGCTACGTAACCACAATAACATTAATGATTGGTTTGTAAGCCGATGGCGTTTCTCTGACTCATGAGAACGTCATTTGTGACGCATGACGTTTTAGCCGTGTTaatggtcagataggcagtcgctccttgtggcacactggtactcagctgcatccggttagacttgaagccgaccccaacatagttggggaaaggcgcGGGAAGTGATGATGAAGGCAAAAATGTGAATGGGTCTCTGGTCTCTATCCATACTTCTAATAAATACTGATATACTGCGGATTACAATAATAACCATCCGTTGTTTTTTTGATTGGAgatagaatttttaaattagtttcatATTAATTAAGTCTTATTTCAATGGATAGATCGGTTATGGAAATCATGTTAATTGCCTTGGCGAAATATGTGAACCAGTCTCTACGTATGCTTCCAATAGACATTGATATTAAAGAGGAatcacttttttgtttgtttggttgtttgtCTGACTTCGCACAGTAtcatacaaaacaaacaacaaaaacaaaactaacgGCTTCCCTAAACATCTGTCTAACAACTAAACTATTACATAATTAACTAAGGGctcaataaataattgttttttacaaaaaagacGGTGGATTGAGCGGAAGCGCCCGCGCCGTCTTCCCGCCAAACGGACGGACGCTCCATAATCGAAATCGACGCTTCCGCCCGTTTCAAAAAAGGAACGCAttgtcggtttttttttttattatccgCTGGCAAAGATATTACGTTTAGTGCCTGGTTGCATCCTTATTTTGAATGGGCTCTTTATTTTACTAATGGGCCACGAATTATGTAATGTTTTGTGTTGATTTCTCTGAAATAGATGGACTGTTTTGGATGTTATTTGTCACGTGTTTGGAGTTGTGACAGGTTTATTAGTTTTACGTGATTATAGGAATAGTGTCCGGTTCACAATTAGGTGACACAGTTAACTAAGAAGAATATTGAGTTTTCCGTTTATTGACTAAGGCAGTGTGACGTATGAGTAATCAGAAAAAGAAAATTCACACTAATACgtaattaaataactttagcATAAAACTATTTCTCTAGAAATTCCCGGGTCAATATAGTTATATCATTTACTTTGTTGAGGCActgcattaattaattacacaaaCAATACAAGTTGCACTATTTAACCCTTCACGCCAAAATAACTGAACCCATTTTAATAAAAGGTTCACATATACAGATAGTCTAGTCTAGAGCCTGATACAGGAATATAGGCCAATTTTTACTCAGTTGCAGGAAGTGGTACTCCCAGACGACTCTCAAAGACGAGATCGTTATTTCATATATTCCTAAGTACCTCATACAATTTCCAGTAACAagtccattcatcttcatactgatttatgagcccaaaccaactatcggccgacgaaaagtttgtagtgtgcacACCAAACAAACTCATAATATAATTAGCCGACTGCACAAAAGCCAATCCTCCGGATACAGTCACAAAAATCGGGAAACACTAACAAAAGTCGAACAAAACGGAACAAAATCTATAGACTAAACAAAATGTATAGACCACGCATTCAAGATGGCGGATATGCCACCGGAAACGGATGCGGTACACTAATAGTTTGTAAATGGCGACATTTTTGTGTTATATCATTATGAAGGATGTGGGTATTGTCGGTGGTATTGAAATTACTGTAATCGGTTTGTTATGGGGGATTACCGTGGTCTGAAAATCGTTGGATTTTACTCTCGTCGTGGAGTCTGAAACatttagttaaataagttttcaggGTCGTATAAGATTTCAGAGTTTATGCCCTGAAAAGAGTGCCAAACAATTAAAATCATATTGGCATATTTTATCTTCTATTAGCGGTTTTATCTACCGTTTCCCGTAAGAACCACTCCGTGCACACGCGTATAAAAAGTACCCTTCCTTGAAAAATGGAATGGcctatctaaaatattttttcaaatcttcagctttacaatattaagaCCTAGTTTCATCATACATCTAAATCATAACTAGTCGTATACTTGGTGCCCATTGGTTACATCGgcaatttgacaactgaaaataaatCGGTTAAAGTTAATACCTACTCACCTTAAATATCTAAGATCCTCTAAAACCCATACTTATCCATATCTTTGACTCAATTCCAGATTACCATACAACATGCCTACTCAAGCTCGCTGCGACAGAGTGCCCCCCCCTCACGCCAAGTGGGATGCCCTCGACCTTCGAGTGCTGCAGGAAGATGACTTGCCTCTCGGTAAGaacaataactttattttgaaaactagtaaaattgtttgaaaaaagtcgtggtggcttagtgggtaaaaaaccaaACTATAGTATGAGGGGGTGGGTCCGatcccaggtcagacaagtaccaatgcaacttttctatgtttgtatgtgctttctaatatatcttgaacaccaatgacagtgtttcggatggcacgttaaactgtaggtcccggctgtcattgaacatccctggcagccgttacgggtgttcagaagccagtaaatctgacaccagtttaaccaaggggtattgggttgcccgggtgattgggttgagaaggtcagataggcagtcgctccttgtggcacactggtactcagctgcatccggttagactggaagccgaccccaacatagttgagaaaagggcTAAACAGATGATGAGTTGGCGTCtgcaattttgtttatatatcgAAGTGTGCCTATTAACTAGGCAATGTATTTACAACTTTTCTAACCTTTACTTCTCTTTCTCGCCCAGACCCACGCTCTTGGGGTCGTGCGGAGGTGGGAACGTGGGTGTCCCGGCGGGGAGGACTTCCCGAGCGATTCCCCATGAACGGGAAGGCGTTGTGTCTCATGTCCAAAGACATGTTCGCTTCTCGAGTACCACATAACGGACATGCCTTACATCAGGTTTgtatcattttaatactagctgttttgccgcggtttcacccgcttacaatataaaaaatggCCTATATGTCAATCTGATAAATCAGCTATATTACTGTCAAGGTTCGTCATAATCcatttagtagtttttgagtaaaAGAGGAGCAAACGtccttaattaattttattagtaggataaaaaaaatctcgtacccagataaaatatagcctatatgttagtCGGGGATAGTGTACCTTtcaaacagtgaaatattttttcatatcggTTCTATACAGGTTCTATAAGTACATTAAAAACTGCCCTGTTGCAAAGTCACACCGATTTTtaagtataatcatcggcaaggatattgagccctgaccttcacctgcgcagaagtgatttattggtttattgccttatgtgtacagtgcgcaaagcgatccccactcttcagcccagagctcattatccgtgccgataactatacttttaCAGATAATTTTAACCTTTTATTTCCATTTGTTTCAGGATTTCAGAAGAAGATTAGCCAAAGCATTAGCGTTACAGGAATTACTTGAAAAGATCTCTCATCACTGACTTAAAACTTACATGAAAAAAAGTTTAGAGGCTTTTTATATTAACCAAACGCTACTGTCTTCAAGTAACTGCTTTCATGACATCTCGGCTGATCATCGGCCAAGGCGGCTGAACATCAGCCGAAcagccagctacgcaggacatattgatGATGtcttagccgattatcggccacgacGGCTGAGCATCAGccagatcagccagctgcgcaggacatgttatagtgcaggcacattcgcttggactgcggtgcactcactattccttcactctcatatcgcgatgggacggcaatccgacaccaccggagagagatcacaagcacgaccgacattaacgtgctctccgatgcacgggtgaatcaatcaccaacttccagactccgggctgctttgtgaaagttaaaATGTATCTCATAAAAGATTGATTTATAACCATGTTGTAAGATTTGAACGTAATTTTTGCTATTTCAAAAGATGTTACTAAATGAAGTGTGTCAAGGTGACTCGCGAAATATTTGGCAAAAATTTTTCGATTGGTTTTTTGTTGATTGTAAAATTCCATTAATTGTTTGCATCATTTTAACTTGTTGTACCacgaaataaaatgtgaaatattttaacTAGAGAAATTCTAAGAGTAACTCTAACTTTTAGTCGGacgatagtttgtttaggctcgtaaatcagtatgaagatgaatggtagtacgcacattacaaagatcaggtatttagccggtatcagaccgactgaaaactttgctTGGAAATTTcgttcaaaagaaaaaaaaacattaactaaGCAATATGTAGAAAGTAGCGTTTTTCTAACAATTTGTTAATAATGTAACATTTGCACTTATGTTCCTATGAGTTAGTTATTTTTAGTCAAATCTTGGATGATAAAAACACTTAGAACATACAAAAATGTGTATTACCTACATAGTACATTAGAAAGTccatattgatttttttatccgggtgcgcgaaaTAGTTCCCACTTGATGGAACTAATGATATAAGCAGAGTTCTAAGTGTTTTCATCATAccttatgttaaaaaaaatacgtttacaATCggtactaataaaatatttgtaattttcgCACATGGGGCTTTCAAACTACCAAAACTctcgtaaaatataatttttggcTAGTTACCCCCGTTATTGATAAAGTCTCCGATAGCCTATCAGAAACTTATCaggcagatagcattaactatcagataactaactgacactttatctCTAACTAGTGAAACCGGGGCACATTTTAttatagtaaaattaataaaacttacgaaaattacagttattttataagtactgttttgttttagaatataAAACATCAGTATTATTAAAACCAATTTGttttctaattaataattaatgaaaatgtttGTATATTAGAATTGTACTTCTAGTcaagtatgtaaatataattattatgaattttattcatatttgttttattttatcttaactGAATTTGGCTtttaaacagcactttttgaactacaaaaatttacaaaagacagcccccaaaacgcccacccttcaccacttcctatgtgttgttgctgggaagaagaagtggcgccacaaactccccagcaacacatgtctgtctgtaggttaagctgggtactcacttagcagtgtagcacgtaacgtatcagatagtTCAGATACGGTAGctagtgagtacgtaggcacgagcccgctgcgagccgctcgcgcgtggtgcgctgtaagctcgcagtgaccagccgagtggcggtttcactgcgaacacaaaggcggctcgcagtgtatTCGTGAGGACCGTGGATGAGCCGaacccacttgcaggttgataccgtatctgatacgttacgtgctacactgctaagtgagtacccagctagatgaacatccttggcagtcgttacggatagtccgAAAGTTTGACATGCAGTCTTACCTTCTTTAATCGAAGAGTCTTACCAAGGAAGATACGACTAAGCTAAGCCCACGTCTACGGTGgctgggagtcgtctctcgaccacaCAGAGGGAGACGATGGCATCCCAgtacctctcgccccggaccttggcttgaaccagg from Helicoverpa zea isolate HzStark_Cry1AcR chromosome 28, ilHelZeax1.1, whole genome shotgun sequence encodes:
- the LOC124643685 gene encoding ets DNA-binding protein pokkuri encodes the protein MPTQARCDRVPPPHAKWDALDLRVLQEDDLPLDPRSWGRAEVGTWVSRRGGLPERFPMNGKALCLMSKDMFASRVPHNGHALHQDFRRRLAKALALQELLEKISHH